In a single window of the Halobaculum lipolyticum genome:
- a CDS encoding SHOCT domain-containing protein produces the protein MTTPLDVLAQVGPHGPMGPHGPAGGGWTGGGWMGGGALPWLGPWGGFLATLLLLGLVAVTVYAAVTLARRERVASDGDRGDDALAVLDRRYARGEVDDEEYAERRERLTGN, from the coding sequence GTGACGACACCACTCGACGTCCTCGCACAGGTCGGCCCGCACGGTCCGATGGGACCGCACGGTCCCGCGGGTGGCGGGTGGACGGGCGGGGGATGGATGGGGGGCGGCGCGCTCCCCTGGCTCGGCCCGTGGGGCGGCTTCCTCGCGACGCTGCTGCTGCTCGGACTGGTCGCCGTGACCGTCTACGCGGCGGTGACGCTCGCCCGCCGGGAGCGGGTCGCGAGCGACGGTGACCGCGGGGACGACGCGCTCGCCGTCCTCGACCGCCGGTACGCCCGCGGCGAGGTCGACGACGAGGAGTACGCCGAACGCCGGGAGCGCCTGACGGGGAACTGA